In one window of Drosophila mauritiana strain mau12 chromosome X, ASM438214v1, whole genome shotgun sequence DNA:
- the LOC117146753 gene encoding protein retinal degeneration B isoform X1 has translation MLIKEYRIPLPLTVEEYRIAQLYMIAKKSREESHGEGSGVEIIINEPYKDGPGGNGQYTKKIYHVGNHLPGWIKSLLPKSALTVEEEAWNAYPYTRTRYTCPFVEKFSLDIETYYYPDNGYQDNVFQLSGSDLRNRIVDVIDIVKDQLWGGDYVKEEDPKHFVSDKTGRGPLAEDWLEEYWREVKGKKQPTPRNMSLMTAYKICRVEFRYWGMQTKLEKFIHDVALRKMMLRAHRQAWAWQDEWFGLTIEDIRELERQTQLALAKKMGGGEECSDDSVSEPYVSTAAAAASTTGSERKKSAPAVPPIVTQQPPSAEASSDEEGEEEDDDEDENDAIGTGVDLSANQGGSAQRSRSQSIQMAQKGKFGSKGALHSPVGSAHSFDLQSKKPHAKTAPRRHVANWRMERLEVDSKSNSDEEFFDCLDTNETNSLAKWSSLELLGEGDDSPPPHGGPSSAASVGGRGNSRQEDSIFNQDFLMRVASERGNKRQLRSSASVDRSHDSSPPGSPSTPSCPTTILILVVHAGSVLDAASELTAKKSDVTTFRGSFEAVMRQHYPSLLTHVTIKMVPCPSICTDALGILSSLSPYSFDASPSAADIPNIADVPIGAIPLLSVASPEFHETVNKTVAAANIVYHEFLKSEEGHGFSGQIVMLGDSMGSLLAYEALCRSNGSQPGTASGASNSGGDAATNINTHNPLSARNSRLDDDERFIEADLDAKRLLVAPSPRRRRSSSSSDSRATKLDFEVSDFFMFGSPLSVVLAARKLHDAKAALPRPNCHQVYNLFHPTDPIASRLEPLLSARFSILAPVNVPRYAKYPLGNGQPLHLLEVIQSHPQHFNDGNNLLAGRRLSDASMQSTISGLIENVSLSTIHALQNKWWGTKRLDFALYCPEGLSNFPAHALPHLFHASYWESPDVIAFILRQIGKFEGIPFVGSNDDKDNASFHPGQPREKWIKKRTSVKLKNVAANHRANDVIVQEGREQRLNARFMYGPLDMITLHGEKVDVHIMKDPPAGEWTFLSTEVTDKNGRISYSIPDQVSLGYGIYPVKMVVRGDHTSVDCYMAVVPPLTECVVFSIDGSFTASMSVTGRDPKVRAGAVDVCRHWQELGYLLIYITGRPDMQQQRVVSWLSQHNFPHGLISFADGLSTDPLGHKTAYLNNLVQNHGISITAAYGSSKDISVYTNVGMRTDQIFIVGKVGKKLQSNATVLSDGYAAHLAGLQAVGGSRPAKGNARMVIPRGCFNLPGQTANPRRRSNAFELQLANISPCSSNINSPSSSNHILLAQLIENAIEKDTPAA, from the exons AAAAAGAGTCGCGAGGAGAGTCATGGCGAGGGCAGTGGCGTTGAGATAATCATCAATGAGCCGTACAAGGATGGACCCGGCGGAAATGGTCAATACACGAAGAAGATCTACCATGTGGGCAATCATCTGCCTGGCTGGATCAAAA GTCTCTTGCCGAAAAGCGCTTTAACCGTTGAGGAGGAGGCATGGAATGCGTATCCGTATACCAGGACTCGCTACACCTGTCCGTTTGTGGAGAAGTTCTCGCTGGACATTGAGACATACTACTATCCGGACAATGGCTATCAGGACAATGTCTTCCAGCTGTCCGGTAGCGATCTGCGTAATCGGATCGTAG ACGTGATTGACATTGTCAAGGATCAGCTGTGGGGCGGTGACTATGTGAAGGAGGAGGATCCCAAGCACTTTGTGTCGGACAAGACGGGCCGTGGACCCTTGGCCGAGGATTGGCTGGAGGAGTATTGGCGCGAAGTGAAGGGCAAAAAGCAGCCAACACCGCGCAACATGTCCCTGATGACCGCCTACAAGATCTGCCGCGTGGAGTTCCGCTACTGGGGCATGCAGACGAAGCTGGAGAAGTTCATCCACGATGTTGCGCTGCGCAAGATGATGCTGCGTGCCCATCGGCAGGCGTGGGCATGGCAGGACGAGTGGTTCGGCTTGACCATCGAGGATATACGCGAGCTGGAGCGACAGACGCAACTGGCCCTGGCCAAGAAGATGGGCGGCGGCGAGGAGTGCAGCGACG ACAGCGTCTCGGAGCCGTATGTCAGCACGGcggccgccgccgcctccacaACGGGCAGCGAGCGAAAGAAGTCCGCTCCGGCTGTGCCGCCTATTGTCACCCAGCAGCCGCCGAGCGCCGAGGCCAGCTCGGATGAGGAGggcgaggaggaggatgacGACGAGGACGAGAACGATGCCATTGGCACGGGCGTGGATCTGTCTGCCAACCAAGGCGGATCTGCGCAGCGCTCGCGCTCCCAAAGTATTCAGATGGCCCAGAAGGGAAAGTTCGGGTCAAAGGGCGCCCTGCACTCGCCGGTGGGATCTGCCCATAGCTTTGATCTCCAG TCCAAAAAGCCGCATGCAAAGACAGCGCCACGCAGACAT GTGGCTAACTGGCGCATGGAGCGATTGGAAGTGGACTCCAAATCCAATTCGGATGAGGAATTCTTTGATTGCCTGG ACACCAACGAGACGAACTCGCTGGCCAAGTGGAGCTCGCTGGAGCTGCTGGGCGAGGGCGACGACAGTCCGCCGCCACATGGCGGACCCTCTAGTGCAGCATCggtgggtgggcgtggcaattcGCGGCAAGAGGACAGCATATTCAATCAGGACTTTCTGATGCGCGTAGCCTCGGAGCGCGGCAACAAGCGACAGTTACGCTCCTCGGCCAGCGTGGATCGCAGTCACGATTCATCGCCGCCGGGATCACCGAGCACACCGTCGTGTCCCACAACCATTCTCATTCTGGTTGTCCATGCGGGCAGCGTTTTGGATGCGGCCAGCGAGCTGACCGCCAAGAAATCCGATGTGACCACATTCCGTGGCTCCTTCGAGGCGGTGATGCGACAGCACTATCCCAGCCTCCTCACCCATGTGACCATCAAGATGGTGCCGTGCCCCTCAATATGCACCGACGCCCTGGGCATTCTCTCCAGCCTGAGTCCGTACTCCTTCGATGCGTCGCCCTCTGCGGCGGATATACCGAATATAGCCGATGTCCCCATTGGAGCCATACCACTACTATCCGTGGCATCGCCAGAATTCCACGAGACGGTCAACAAGACGGTGGCCGCTGCTAATATTGTCTACCATGAGTTTTTGAAATCGGAGGAGGGGCACGGATTCTCCGGCCAGATTGTCATGCTGGGCGATTCGATGGGCTCGCTGCTGGCGTACGAGGCCCTCTGCCGATCGAATGGCAGCCAGCCGGGCACGGCTTCGGGTGCCTCGAATTCCGGCGGAGATGCAGCCACAAATATAAATACCCACAATCCGCTGAGCGCTCGTAATTCGCGATTGGACGACGACGAGCGTTTCATCGAAGCCGATCTGGATGCCAAGCGTTTGCTGGTGGCCCCATCGCCACGTAGACGCCgttccagctcctccagcgaTTCGCGGGCCACCAAATTGGACTTTGAGGTCAGTGACTTCTTCATGTTCGGATCGCCGCTGTCTGTGGTGCTGGCTGCACGGAAACTTCACGATGCCAAGGCCGCCCTGCCGCGGCCCAACTGCCACCAGGTCTACAATCTGTTCCATCCAACCGATCCGATCGCCTCGCGCCTGGAGCCGCTTCTGAGCGCCCGGTTTTCTATATTGGCGCCAGTCAATGTCCCACGGTACGCCAAGTATCCGCTGGGTAATGGCCAGCCATTGCATTTAT TGGAGGTCATTCAGTCGCATCCGCAGCACTTTAACGATGGCAACAACCTATTGGCTGGTCGCCGTTTGTCGGACGCATCCATGCAGAGCACGATATCGGGTCTGATTGAGAATGTCTCGCTTAGTACGATCCATGCCC TGCAAAACAAATGGTGGGGCACCAAGCGCTTGGATTTCGCATTATATTGCCCAGAGGGATTGAGTAACTTCCCTGCTCACGCCTTGCCGCACCTCTTCCATGCCAGCTACTGGGAGAGTCCGGATGTGATTGCCTTTATTCTACGGCAGATTGGCAAATTCGAGGGCATACCCTTTGTGGGCTCCAACGATGACAAGGACAATGCCTCCTTCCATCCCGGACAGCCGAGGGAGAAGTGGATCAAGAAACGGACCTCGGTTAAGCTGAAAAATGTGGCCGCCAATCATCGGGCCAACGATGTGATCGTGCAGGAGGGCAGGGAGCAGCGCTTGAATGCGAGATTTATGTACGGACCCCTCGACATGATCACGCTGCACGGTGAAAAGGTGGATGTGCACATTATGAAGGATCCGCCGGCGGGCGAGTGGACATTCCTCAGTACCGAGGTGACGGACAAGAACGGTCGCATCTCGTACAGCATTCCGGATCAGGTATCCCTTGGCTATGGCATATATCCGGTTAAGATGGTGGTACGTGGCGATCACACCTCGGTGGATTGCTATATGGCGGTGGTGCCGCCGTTGACCGAATGCGTGGTCTTCAGCATTGATGGCTCCTTCACCGCTTCGATGTCGGTGACGGGCAGGGATCCCAAGGTGCGTGCCGGAGCTGTCGATGTTTGCCGCCACTGGCAGGAGCTGGGCTACCTGCTCATCTACATCACCGGACGACCGGATATGCAGCAGCAACGCGTGGTGTCCTGGCTGAGCCAGCACAACTTCCCGCACGGCCTGATCTCGTTCGCCGACGGCCTGTCCACCGATCCATTGGGCCACAAGACGGCCTATCTCAACAATTTGGTTCAGAACCATGGAATCTCAATTACTGCCGCCTACGGCAGCAGCAAGGACATTAGTGTCTACACGAATGTGGGCATGCGAACCGATCAAATCTTCATCGTGGGCAAG GTTGGCAAGAAGCTGCAGTCGAATGCCACCGTGCTTAGCGATGGCTATGCCGCCCACTTGGCCGGTTTGCAGGCTGTGGGTGGTTCGCGTCCGGCGAAGGGCAATGCCCGCATGGTCATTCCCCGCGGATGCTTCAATCTTCCCGGCCAGACCGCGAATCCGCGGCGCAGAAG CAATGCTTTCGAGCTGCAGTTGGCCAACATCAGTccctgcagcagcaacatcaacagtcccagcagcagcaaccacatCCTACTGGCCCAACTGATTGAGAATGCCATTGAAAAGGACACGCCAGCTGCCTAG